A stretch of the Drosophila sulfurigaster albostrigata strain 15112-1811.04 chromosome 2L, ASM2355843v2, whole genome shotgun sequence genome encodes the following:
- the LOC133836412 gene encoding large ribosomal subunit protein uL18: protein MGFVKVVKNKQYFKRYQVKFRRRREGKTDYYARKRLTFQDKNKYNTPKYRLIVRLSNKDITAQIAYARIEGDRVVCSAYSHELPNYGIQVGLTNYAAAYATGLLVARRLLNKLGLDSIYTGCTEVTGEEFNVEPVDDGPGAFRCFLDVGLARTTTGARVFGAMKGAVDGGLNIPHSVKRFPGYSAEAKSFNADVHRAHIFGQHVADYMRSLEEEDEEAFKRQFSRYIKLGIRADDVEDIYKKAHQAIRNDPTPKKAAAKKAAPTKKRWNAKKLTNEERKTKVAAHKAAYVAKLQSETEA from the exons atg GGTTTCGTCAAGGTAGTCAAGAACAAGCAGTACTTCAAGCGGTACCAAGTTAAGTTCCGCAGGCGTCGTGAGGGCAAGACCGACTACTATGCCAGAAAGCGTCTGACTTTCCAGGACAAGAACAAGTACAACACCCCCAAGTACCGCTTGATTGTGCGTCTGTCGAACAAGGACATCACTGCCCAAATCGCTTACGCTCGTATCGAGGGTGACCGCGTCGTCTGCTCTGCTTACTCGCACGAGCTGCCCAACTATGGCATCCAG GTCGGTTTGACCAACTATGCTGCTGCCTACGCCACTGGCCTGTTGGTTGCTCGCCGTCTGTTGAACAAGTTGGGTTTGGACTCGATCTACACTGGCTGCACTGAGGTCACCGGCGAGGAATTCAACGTGGAGCCCGTCGATGACGGACCAGGTGCATTCCGTTGTTTCTTGGATGTCGGTTTGGCTCGCACAACCACTGGTGCCCGTGTCTTCGGTGCCATGAAGGGTGCTGTCGATGGTGGTCTGAACATCCCCCACTCCGTTAAGCGTTTCCCTGGCTACTCTGCTGAGGCCAAGAGCTTCAATGCTGATGTGCACCGCGCTCACATCTTTGGCCAGCACGTGGCTGATTATATGCGCAGCTTGGAGGAAGAGGATGAGGAGGCTTTCAAGCGCCAGTTCAGCCGTTACATCAAGTTGGGCATCCGTGCTGACGAT GTTGAGGATATCTACAAGAAAGCCCACCAGGCCATCCGCAACGATCCAACCCCGAAGAAGGCTGCTGCAAAGAAGGCAGCTCCTACCAAGAAGAGGTGGAACGCCAAGAAACTCACAAATGAGGAGCGCAAGACCAAGGTTGCTGCCCACAAGGCCGCCTATGTGGCTAAGCTTCAGTCTGAGACAGAGGCCTAA
- the LOC133836404 gene encoding uncharacterized protein LOC133836404 has product MEIEELNEPGTVEEEDALWSIEDDTLFQPCGLISHSSTSNNKTKSVFVTWNECYLINYRFKTSKKTSRMEMTKVRIPLPNNNCYLRSIHMLEYNTLLLMTDGRVHCFGSIKSLHSIAWLNGVRAFAQTHEGFSVIAHNEETQQLLLQVYMDLPSLGKGESTLLQSYDITYDEQNIFQCDWQNDHYTLMTVTVTKSHEKFMQCLFGVGAIADKQLHIFSIAGHVFVLIPNDANEDADKEEAYNIELLCIYATSVDFMRLLPSLNLCLVYLSCGSVDIWYMSQLLGIKQRQMHFTGAEWLDYDASSDNGDFYYTDGEQLVRLRFQYDEQLDDCVVQRCCKSVAGMQACTWVQHIEQLVCLSDNNIFYRIAFSLQQEQQASRDDGMLNDLTPAAVERLRGNADVLEQYEQQPAQLLAAIQREHEKQQLVAVARNEAWEEQSLEATLEFRRQLPVYGIDMLLLHTARQVDLDSCGIYATLQLKLHNSHLLLHSSHWQILVYHEHEAHVHHVPTDLLISRKCRIIIPLKKIHNTQLPVFTLKLAAFLEFKTQINAVLLPVEVKETSETYRALFNGHLYSLNLFSKPQAIDLLLFAEKKAKPIIKQKVKPFSNMNLQQIASLCNASDKSHDKNLDLYFVDSKLSLTSSEEENNVALLLESDDASALYHFKQHLHLNLEPEDEDLTPLEDIQLKVMKLQHDIERFYSSQNAEEFEENTQIHLEALLLKYKTLRNTIF; this is encoded by the exons ATGGAAATTGAGGAGTTAAATGAACCAGGGACAGTAGAAGAAGAGGACGCCCTCTGGTCCATCGAGGATGACACTTTGTTTCAACCATGTGGCCTAATAAGCCACTCTTCGACCAGcaataataaaaccaaatcaGTGTTTGTCACTTGGAACGAATGCTACTTGATAAACTATCGCTTCAAGACGTCTAAGAAAACCAGTCGAATGGAGATGACCAAGGTGCGCATTCCAttgcccaacaacaactgttatCTGCGCAGCATTCACATGCTCGAGTACAACACGCTGTTGCTAATGACCGATGGCCGCGTTCATTGTTTTGGCTCCATCAAATCGCTGCACAGCATCGCCTGGCTAAATGGCGTTCGTGCATTCGCCCAGACTCACGAGGGATTCAGTGTAATTGCGCATAACGAGGAGacgcaacagttgctgctgcaggtcTACATGGATCTTCCCAGCTTAGGCAAAGGAGAGAGCACCCTTCTGCAAAGCTACGACATCACCTACGATGAGCAGAACATTTTCCAATGTGATTGGCAAAACGATCATTATACTTTGATGACTGTGACGGTTACCAAATCACATGAAAAGTTCATGCAATGCTTATTTGGTGTCGGCGCAATCGCCGATAAGCAGcttcatatttttagcattgCAGGACATGTATTCGTCTTGATTCCAAACGATGCAAATGAGGATGCTGATAAGGAGGAGGCCTACAACATTGAACTTCTCTGCATTTATGCCACTTCTGTGGATTTTATGCGTCTACTACCATCGTTAAACCTATGTTTGGTCTACCTCAGTTGTGGCAGCGTGGACATCTGGTATATGTCTCAGTTGCTGGGCATTAAACAGCGACAAATGCATTTCACTGGTGCCGAGTGGTTGGATTACGATGCCAGCAGTGATAATGGAGATTTTTACTATACTGATGGCGAACAGTTGGTGCGCTTGAGATTCCAGTACGATGAACAGCTGGATGATTGTGTCGTGCAACGCTGTTGCAAGTCTGTGGCAGGGATGCAAGCCTGCACTTGGGTGCAGCACATTGAACAGTTGGTTTGTCTCAGCGACAATAACATATTCTATCGCATTGCCTTTAGTTtgcaacaagaacagcaagcTTCCAGAGATGACGGCATGCTCAATGACTTAACGCCAGCTGCTGTTGAAAGATTACGTGGCAATGCTGACGTTTTGGAGCAATACGAACAGCAGCCAGCGCAACTCTTGGCTGCCATACAGCGGGAACACGAGAAACAACAGCTGGTGGCAGTTGCCAGGAATGAGGCTTGGGAGGAGCAAAGCTTGGAGGCGACACTTGAGTTTCGACGACAACTACCCGTCTATGGCATTGACATGTTGCTGCTCCACACGGCTAGACAAGTGGACCTAGACAGTTGCGGTATTTATGCCACATTACAGTTGAAGCTGCACAATAGCCATCTATTGCTGCACAGCAGCCACTGGCAAATACTTGTCTATCACGAGCATGAAGCGCATGTGCATCATGTTCCCACAGATTTACTTATAAGCCGCAAGTGTCGAATCATTATACCTCTTAAAAAAATTCATAACACGCAGCTGCCTGTATTTACGCTTAAATTGGCCGCCTTCCTAGAGTTCAAAACCCAAATTAATGCTGTCCTGCTGCCAGTTGAAGTAAAAGAAACCAGCGAAACATATCGCGCACTTTTTAATGGACATCTTTactcattaaatttgtttagtaAACCGCAAGCAATTgatttgttgctatttgctgAGAAGAAAGCTAAACCCATAATCAAACAGAAAGTTAAACCATTTAGTAATATGAACTTGCAACAAATAGCTAGCTTATGTAATGCTAGTGATAAAAGTCACGATAAAAATCTGGACTTATATTTTGTCGATAGCAAGCTTAGTTTGACAAGCAGTGAAGAAGAGAATAATGTGGCATTACTGCTGGAAAGTGATGATGCTTCGGCTTTATATCATTTCAaacagcatttgcatttaaatctTGAACCGGAAGATGAGGACTTAACTCCCCTTGAagatattcaattaaaagttatG aaactGCAACATGACATTGAGCGGTTTTATAGCTCTCAAAATGCCGAAGAATTTGAggaaaatacacaaatacatttggaagcattgcttttaaaatataaaacactgcgaaatacaatattttaa
- the LOC133836421 gene encoding uncharacterized protein LOC133836421 produces the protein MAMLIRLARRTYATKLTEHQAALMARSLPKREAIPGVQHIIVVASGKGGVGKSTVAANFACSLAKLGARVGLLDGDIFGPSIPLLMNVHSEPLINDNNQIIPPQNYNVKCLSMGMLTPTDGAIIWRGPLVMSAIQRLLKGAVWSPLDVLVVDTPPGTGDVHLSLTQHAPITGVVLVTTPHKAAVDVTIRGAEMYHKLKVPILGLVENMRYSICESCKERTEFFKGPTDLSSKLPPTTISLPLEAHIAECGESGVPVVIKHPNSEYAKLFSQLASHIWGVLEKNREANNDVQSK, from the exons atggCGATGCTTATTCGCCTGGCACGACGCACTTACGCGACAAAGCTGACTGAACACCAGGCTGCGTTGATGGCACGCAGCTTGCCAAAGCGCGAAGCGATTCCCGGCGTGCAACACATTATTGTGGTGGCCTCCGGCAAAGGTGGCGTCGGCAAGAGCACTGTGGCCG caaattttgcTTGCAGCTTGGCCAAGTTGGGTGCCAGAGTGGGACTGCTGGATGGTGATATCTTTGGTCCCAGTATTCCTCTGTTGATGAATGTGCATAGTGAGCCGCTTATCAATGATAACAATCAGATTATACCGCCACAGAACTACAATGTCAAGTGCCTGTCCATGGGCATGTTGACACCCACGGATGGTGCCATTATCTGGAGAGGACCTCTTGTCATGTCTGCCATACAGCGGCTGCTCAAAGGCGCCGTTTGGAGTCCCCTGGATGTGTTGGTCGTGGACACCCCACCGGGAACTGGCGATGTGCATCTATCGCTGACCCAACACGCCCCAATTACTGGTGTCGTACTGGTGACCACGCCCCATAAAGCAGCTGTTGATGTGACGATCCGTGGCGCTGAAATGTATCACAAACTCAAAGTGCCCATTCTTGGCTTGGTGGAGAATATGCGTTACTCCATCTGTGAGAGTTGCAAGGAGCGTACAGAGTTCTTTAAGGGACCAACAGATCTATCAAGCAAATTGCCACCTACAACCATATCATTGCCATTGGAAGCGCACATTGCCGAGTGTGGCGAATCTGGAGTTCCTGTAGTTATAAAACATCCCAACTCGGAATATGCAAAGCTTTTCAGTCAACTAGCTAGTCACATTTGGGGTGTTCTAGAAAAAAATCGTGAAGCAAATAATGATGTGCAGTCAAAGTAG
- the LOC133850834 gene encoding deoxynucleotidyltransferase terminal-interacting protein 2 — translation MASLFVIDTAGDQQQDADVDGGHSSAAIYNNAFSDRLLSANNSDSEDEEEEVQEIELFGVKVNNKDVRKIVKSRANETTLAAPSKVAVRLTELAEQINEAVENSDTHKMSKRKKITDLHYDTSESQKERKANVELDMKKTVLTGEFAQSKALPTVSRRKQPLLNRAERAKTKGGGWFDMPATEITEDMRNELKIIQMRSVLDPKHFYKKNDLKVLPKYFQIGTVQHSPLDHYSERHTRKTKKSLVDELLADEEFQKFNKRKYKEVIKRTDKYAHRKAMKKMKKLKKNK, via the exons atggcTTCGTTATTTGTAATTGACACAGCCGGTGATCAGCAACAAGATGCAGATGTGGATGGTGGCCATTCATCCGCTGCAATATACAATAACGCCTTTAGTGATCGCTTGCTTAGCGCCAATAACTCAGACAGTGAAGATGAGGAGGAAGAAGTTCAGGAAATTGAACTGTTTGGCGTCAAAGTGAACAACAAAGATGTGCGAAAAATAGTTAAATCTAGAGCGAATGAAACGACGCTAGCAGCACCATCAAAAGTGGCAGTGCGGCTTACTGAACTGGCTGAGCAGATTAATGAGGCAGTCGAAAATTCGGACACTCACAAGATGTCGAAGCGCAAGAAAATCACAGATTTGCATTACGATACTAGCGAAAGTCAGAAGGAACGCAAGGCAAATGTCGAGTTGGATATGAAGAAAACGGTTCTCACAGGCGAATTCGCGCAGTCGAAGGCGTTGCCAACAGTGTCCAGGCGAAAACAGCCTCTTTTAAATAGA GCAGAACGCGCTAAGACTAAGGGAGGCGGTTGGTTTGATATGCCAGCCACTGAAATCACTGAGGATATGCGCAATGAGCTGAAGATCATACAAATGCGTTCCGTGTTGGATCCTAAACATTTCTATAAGAAGAACGACCTCAAGGTGCTGCCTAAATACTTCCAGATTGGAACAGTTCAGCACTCGCCTCTGGATCATTACAGTGAGCGTCATACGCGCAAGACGAAGAAATCACTGGTGGATGAATTGTTGGCCGATGAGGAATTCCAAAAGTTCAACAAACGAAAGTACAAAGAGGTGATCAAGCGGACTGACAAATATGCGCATCGTAAGGCCATGAAAAAGATGAAGAAACTGaagaagaataaataa
- the LOC133850832 gene encoding LOW QUALITY PROTEIN: RNA polymerase I-specific transcription initiation factor RRN3 (The sequence of the model RefSeq protein was modified relative to this genomic sequence to represent the inferred CDS: deleted 2 bases in 2 codons), giving the protein MSMFSSKTGITSILKSYSGADRERAKTAALNKVRFSTPKEKGIIESVRVALEEHNFHLIQEFTYFLREAELCDEEIVAIMRDARKIVHSLTPEFADLVEALLGINWKKRNTNATEAYSEFTVDVMIAHNTYIQIGINKLILNWIPNDQETDDWINGSPSESVQADLQTVHTLLNRILTAVPMAFDVVVDTIAAKFPYFKKPAHVTAGYIHNVLWLISSKPVYEELLLQLVLQKLLILDVSAPRDEIEALREDSDDEEDEMEADAMFQMDDVNTQPKQPRPLDHPIGQMLDICLLKLFKFLDDKCRPTLNANDEQRIVKNRFFKMLIHIFDEVLLPSHNIHHVQFVMFYVCSIRPAYTEAFLSFLWLKVQNPNVSSIIRHVAVSYIASFLARAKFVPLSTITYYLKELSNWANTYINDSDEFSAKNCSLKANMVFFSVCQAMFYLIAFRARDLTINEKNLMLLNTLQLSRLAMCHFNPLRYCLPPVATAFAGVTRTYQLAYCHTVLERNARRKLATIYGHDKLMPEETLDTFFPFDPYILPLSSKYIEPNYLVYKVHELEEPTEIVTTEIMRRKRGDSEMVEDDDFILADKRQKLSELSNSQLFDKQFYYGTSPGFNQQ; this is encoded by the exons ATGTCAATGTTCAGCAGCAAAACGGGCATTACGTCCATATTAAAGTCGTACAGCGGTGCGGATCGCGAGCGTGCTAAAACTGCAGCTTTGAATAAAGTGCGCTTTTCGACGCCAAAAGAGAAGGGCATTATTGAGTCGGTGCGAGTTGCTCTCGAGGAGCATAATTTTCACTTGATCCAGGAATTTACTTACTTTCTACGCGAGGCGGAGTTATGT GATGAGGAAATTGTGGCTATTATGCGAGATGCTCGGAAAATCGTGCACAGCTTGACGCCGGAGTTTGCCGATCTTGTGGAAGCTCTTCTAGGAATCAACTGGAAGAAACGCAACACAAATGCTACAGAAGCTTACTCCGAGTTTACTGTTGATGTGATGATTGCCCACAATACATATATTCAGATTGGAATCAACAAGTTAATCTTAAACTGGATACCAAATGATCAGGAAACTGACGATTGGATCAATGGATCGCCGTCCGAAAGTGTGCAAGCGGATCTACAAACTGTTCACACTTTGCTCAATCGTATTTTGACTGCCGTGCCAATGGCTTTTGATGTGGTTGTGGACACAATTGCGGCtaaatttccatattttaaaaagcCGGCTCATGTCACCGCCGGGTACATACACAATGTACTTTGGCTCATATCATCGAAGCCAGTCTATGAAGAGCTTTTATTGCAGCTGGTTCTGCAAAA ACTGCTTATACTGGACGTGAGTGCGCCACGTGATGAAATCGAAGCACTACGGGAGGACTCCGATGATGAAGAAGATGAAATGGAGGCAGACGCCATGTTTCAGATGGATGATGTTAATActcagccaaagcagccaaGACCTCTAGATCATCCCATTGGTCAGATGCTTGATATATGCCTGCTGAAGCTT TTTAAGTTCCTCGACGATAAATGTCGGCCAACGCTCAATGCCAACGATGAACAGCGAATTGTGAAAAACCGATTCTTCAAGATGCTTATTCACATCTTCGACGAGGTGCTGCTTCCAAGCCACAACATACATCATGTGCAGTTTGTGATGTTTTATGTGTGCAGCATTCGTCCAGCCTATACCGAAGCCTTTCTCAGTTTTCTTTGGCTAAAAGTCCAGAATCCAAATGTATCGTCAATCATACGACATGTCGCTGTTAGCTACATTGCCAGTTTTCTGGCTCGTGCCAAGTTTGTGCCATTGAG CACCATCACTTACTATCTGAAGGAGTTGAGCAACTGGGCAAATACCTACATCAATGATTCGGATGAGTTTAGC GCAAAAAACTGTTCACTCAAAGCCAACATGGTATTCTTCTCCGTCTGTCAGGCCATGTTCTATTTAATTGCCTTTCGTGCGCGCGATTTGACAATCAACGAAAAGA ATTTGATGCTGTTAAACACGCTACAATTGTCTAGACTCGCCATGTGTCACTTTAACCCGCTACGTTATTGCCTGCCACCGGTGGCCACTGCATTCGCTGGTGTCACGCGCACTTATCAGTTAGCATATTGTCACACAGTCCTGGAGCGTAATGCACGACGCAAACTGGCAACTATTTATGGTCATGATAAGCTAATGCCAGAGGAAACGCTTGACACCTTCTTTCCCTTTGATCCATACATTCTGCCACT CTCGAGCAAATATATTGAACCAAACTATCTGGTCTACAAGGTGCATGAGTTGGAGGAGCCAACGGAAATTGTGACCACAGAGATCATGCGACGCAAGCGTGGTGATTCCGAAATGGTTGAAGACGATGACTTCATACTGGCGGACAAGCGACAGAAGCTAAGCGAACTGTCCAATAGTCAGCTGTTTGACAAACAGTTTTACTATGGAACCTCACCGGGATTTaatcaacaataa
- the LOC133850836 gene encoding large ribosomal subunit protein eL21: MTNSKGYRRGTRDMFSRPFRKHGVIPLSTYMRVFKNGDIVDIKGHGAVQKGMPYKAYHGKTGRIFNVTQHAVGVIVNKRVRGKILAKRINVRIEHVHHSKCREDFLRRVKENERLLKDAKAQGKWVNLKRQPEQPKKSHFVKKLEEPIALAPIPYEFVA, encoded by the coding sequence ATGACCAACTCAAAAGGTTATCGTCGCGGCACCCGAGACATGTTCTCGCGCCCCTTCCGCAAGCATGGTGTCATCCCACTGTCCACATATATGCGCGTCTTCAAGAACGGCGATATTGTTGACATTAAGGGACACGGTGCCGTCCAGAAGGGTATGCCCTACAAGGCATATCACGGCAAGACTGGCCGCATCTTCAATGTCACACAGCATGCCGTTGGTGTCATTGTAAACAAACGTGTGCGCGGCAAGATCCTAGCCAAGCGCATCAACGTGCGCATCGAGCATGTGCATCACTCCAAGTGCCGTGAGGATTTCCTGCGTCGTGTGAAGGAGAACGAGCGTCTGCTCAAGGATGCTAAGGCCCAGGGTAAATGGGTGAACCTCAAGCGTCAACCAGAGCAGCCAAAGAAGTCGCATTTCGTCAAGAAACTGGAGGAACCCATCGCTCTGGCGCCAATTCCATACGAGTTCGTTGCTTAA